TATTTGCAGCGCAAAGCACTCAGAAAAAAAGGAATTACGGGAATCACAACCTCTCTGAAAGAAGAACATTCCGGTGAAATCAATGCAGCCATTGCCATGGCTATTTATTTATATAGCGAACAGATTCACGATCTGGAAAGCCTGAAACTGACCATCAACAGGGTTTCAAGGACTTATTCTCCATGGAGCTCAAAAATTTACGGTCTCAGGCAAATACCACAAAAGATGCATCAGCCACATCAGATTAAATTAGTTAATGTTAAAAATGTTAAGAAATGAAAAACTTTAAGTTCATTATTAATGGCAATGAATATAGTGTTTCAATTGAAAATATTGAAGATAACGTAGCAGATGTTGAAGTAAACGGGACGCATTATAAGGTTGAATTGCAGAAGGAAATTAAAATGACCAAAACACCTAAACTGGTACGACCGGTGGCAGTTCCTACCACGGATGTGGCAAAAACGACACCAACGGGAAGTACGACACCGGTTCAGGTATCGGAAAATGACTACAATGTAATGTCGCCATTGCCGGGAGTTATTCTTGAAATTAAAGTTAAACCCGGGGATGTTGTCAGTGTAGGGCAGCGTCTGATGCTCATCGAAGCCATGAAAATGGAAAACCATATTGATGCCGATCGTGCCGGTAAGGTTAAGTCAATAAATGTTAATGTGGGCGACAACGTGATGCAGGGAGATGTTCTTTTGGTAATTGGAGAGTAATTATGAAAACAGGTTTTGGAAATTTCATATTAGATCATATCGGGCAGTTTTTCGGATATACTGCCTTTGCCAATATTACATGGGGAAATGTAATTATGATAGTGGTCGGTTTAATTTTTATTTATCTGGCCATTACCAAAGAATATGAACCTTTGTTACTGATCCCGATAGGATTCGGAATGATCATAGGCAATATTCCTTTCTGGGGATCGGAGCATACAGCACTCACGGATCCTCTTAATTTGAAAATAGGTATTTATCAGAAAGGAAGTGTTTTAAATTACCTGTATTTTGGTGTCATTCAGGGGGTTTATCCACCGCTGATCTTTTTAGGAATAGGGGCAATGACCGATTTTTCGGCATTATTATCAAACCCAAGACTGATTTTAATCGGTGCTGCCGCACAATTGGGAATTTTTGGGGCTTATACCCTTGCACTATTATTAGGATTTACACCTGAACAGGCAGGAGCTATCGGAATTATTGGTGGTGCTGATGGCCCGACAGCCATCTTTCTTTCATCAAAACTGGCTCCCGAACTTATGGGTGCTATTGCTGTGTCTGCATATTCATATATGGCACTTGTGCCTGTAATTCAGCCACCGGTCATGCGACTGCTGACTACTCCTAAGGAAAGACTTATCCGTATGAAACCTCCACGCAGTGTTTCCCGCCTTGAAAAGATATTATTTCCAATAATTGGCTTAATCCTGACTACCTTTATTGTTCCGGCAGGTCTGCCGCTTTTGGGTATGTTGTTTTTTGGTAATTTACTGAAAGAAAGTGGGGTAACCCGGAGGCTTGCCGATACAGCCAAAGGACCTTTGATTGATATTGTTACTATTATGATTGGCCTTACTGTGGGTGCATCCACTCAGGCTTCTACTTTTCTGACAACAAAATCTATCGGAATTTTTGTATTGGGAGCTTCTTCCTTTATCATTGCCACTGCTGGCGGGGTACTCTTTGTGAAATTTATCAATTTATTTCTTAAAGAAGGAGATAAAATAAATCCCCTGATCGGAAATGCCGGAGTGTCAGCTGTACCCGACAGTGCCAGAGTTTCTCAGATCATCGGACTTGAATATGATAAAACCAATCATTTGCTGATGCATGCCATGGCTCCCAATGTTGCCGGAGTGATTGGAAGCGCTGTTGCTGCCGGTATTTTACTGAGCTTTCTCTACTAAGTGTAGAGGGTGGCGATAATTGTTCTGGTACGTCCTCCATACCTGAATTCACAGAGGTAAATGCCTTGCCATGTCCCCAGTGCAAGCCGGTAACCTGTAATGGGAATGGTCAGCGATACACCTGTCAGCGTTGATTTTACGTGAGCCGGCATATCGTCTCTCCCTTCCATGGTATGGGTGTAAAAAGTTTCATTTTCACGTGCCAGCAGGTCAAACGACTTATCCATATCATGAAGGACGGAAGAGTCACTGTTTTCATTGATACTCAGGCCTGCCGAAGTGTGACAGATAAACAGGTTCAACAGTCCTTTTTCCGGTAATTCGCCCAAGGCTTGTAAAACCTCTTTTGTAATCAGGTGAAAACCTTTTCCTTTTGGCGGTATTTTAATTTCTTTCTGGATGATCATAGCGGGGCAAAGATAGAGCGTTTGCCGCTTCGTATTTATTATTCTTTGTTTGATTGTTTTCAATGTGAACTGAATCAGACAGGTATTAATTCTGTCAATTAAATCTTCAATCAGGTTGATATTTTCAGGAAAATCGAAAATTGTGAAAGAAGTGGATTATTTTTGCCATAACTAAGAATATAAAAACCGATGAAGGAATCTTTCAGGAAAAGTTTATTGGAATGGTACCAGAAGAATAAAAGAGATTTACCATG
This sequence is a window from Sphingobacteriales bacterium. Protein-coding genes within it:
- a CDS encoding OadG family protein, producing MEVFYSLVLLISLQEGGGVVRESARQFQELDPYGGAMALIAMSVVFLSLLILYLAFYNISVYLNRYLQRKALRKKGITGITTSLKEEHSGEINAAIAMAIYLYSEQIHDLESLKLTINRVSRTYSPWSSKIYGLRQIPQKMHQPHQIKLVNVKNVKK
- a CDS encoding acetyl-CoA carboxylase biotin carboxyl carrier protein subunit gives rise to the protein MKNFKFIINGNEYSVSIENIEDNVADVEVNGTHYKVELQKEIKMTKTPKLVRPVAVPTTDVAKTTPTGSTTPVQVSENDYNVMSPLPGVILEIKVKPGDVVSVGQRLMLIEAMKMENHIDADRAGKVKSINVNVGDNVMQGDVLLVIGE
- a CDS encoding sodium ion-translocating decarboxylase subunit beta; amino-acid sequence: MKTGFGNFILDHIGQFFGYTAFANITWGNVIMIVVGLIFIYLAITKEYEPLLLIPIGFGMIIGNIPFWGSEHTALTDPLNLKIGIYQKGSVLNYLYFGVIQGVYPPLIFLGIGAMTDFSALLSNPRLILIGAAAQLGIFGAYTLALLLGFTPEQAGAIGIIGGADGPTAIFLSSKLAPELMGAIAVSAYSYMALVPVIQPPVMRLLTTPKERLIRMKPPRSVSRLEKILFPIIGLILTTFIVPAGLPLLGMLFFGNLLKESGVTRRLADTAKGPLIDIVTIMIGLTVGASTQASTFLTTKSIGIFVLGASSFIIATAGGVLFVKFINLFLKEGDKINPLIGNAGVSAVPDSARVSQIIGLEYDKTNHLLMHAMAPNVAGVIGSAVAAGILLSFLY
- a CDS encoding YjbQ family protein, which codes for MIIQKEIKIPPKGKGFHLITKEVLQALGELPEKGLLNLFICHTSAGLSINENSDSSVLHDMDKSFDLLARENETFYTHTMEGRDDMPAHVKSTLTGVSLTIPITGYRLALGTWQGIYLCEFRYGGRTRTIIATLYT